The following nucleotide sequence is from Anopheles stephensi strain Indian chromosome 3, UCI_ANSTEP_V1.0, whole genome shotgun sequence.
tcaCCCCCAGGTACGTAAGGCAAGCGAGCGTGTGACGACAATTTACCTTTTATCATACAAcgaaagatttatttttccttgttttgtgAGAGAGCAACCACTAACATTAACACATCATACAGAGAGTTTTCCTACActattgctttctttttattttaaagaacaaaaacgagaaaatatagagagagcgagagagagagaaagttaGGCGAATCATCACATGCTAGGATCGCCCAAACAACATTGGAGGGCAATCCTGTGATCACAAATGTACTAAAGCCTAGCCTAGCTTGCGATACACGTAAACGTATAGATATATCTATCTACATAAACATACATATGCATATATAGAGGGATGTATGGTTGAACCATTTCACTACAAACATCGCCCCCCAACACTTCACTAAGCCGCGCGCGATCTACAGTGGTGTACGAATAAATGGCGCACACAGTAACAAACGGTACAGCACACACATCTgctcagttttttgttgttgttgttgtgcacaATCGCAGGACGCTTGTCACATATGTCACATACACGTGGCACACACGCCCACACAGTTTACGGCACATGTCCATCGACGAATGCACGCAGCACACGGATCTGTTCCTGTACCGAGAGACGTGACGTACCGCCGACCACCGTGTACTGCTCCACACTGTTTTCGTAGTTCCAGATGCGGCTGATCGTCTCGTCAAAGTGTGGACTAATCTCCTGCAGATCTTCCAGCGTCAGCTTGTTGATCGGGATCTTTACCTTCTCCGAGTGGGCGACCACTTCGCCCGAGATGTGATGCGCCTCCCGGAATGGGATGCCACGACGTACGAGGTAGTAGGCCTGCAAGGAGAAAGAAATACAGTTTACAGTAAGCAAGAAGCCGCAGGAAGAGGGGAGATGCAGTGGATGGGCCAGGTCCCTCCAGGTCGTACCATATCCGTGGCGAGCATCTCGTACCCGAGCGCGCTCAAACACCGGTCCTCGTCGACGCGCATCGTTTGGATGATGCCACCGATCAGCACCAGACACATCTGCATCTGATCGTACACCCCGAACATGCCGCTCTTGTCACACTGCAGATCCTTGTTGTACGTCGACGGTAAACCCTTCAGCGTCATCAGTATCGCACAGTGCTGCCCAAACACCGGTCCCGTAATGCCCCGGATCAGCTCCAAGCTGTCCGGGTTGCGTTTCTGCGGCATCAGGCTGCTGCCGGTCGTGTACTCCTCCGACAGTTCGATAAAGTTGTACTCCTTCGTGGAGTAGAGGATCAAATCTTCCGCCAGCCGGCTCATATGGACCGCCACCAGCGTGCAGAGGAAGTTGAACTCCACCACAAAGTCGCGATCGCTCACGACGTGCATGCTGTTCGGCGACACGCCATCGAAGCCAAGGTCCGCGGCCAGCTTGTGCCGGTTAATGTTGAACGGATTGCCGGCGAGTGCGCCACTGCCCAGCGGCAGCACGTTCATCCGTCGGCCAAACTCGTCGAACCGGTCGAAGTCCTCCTTGAAGTAGAACGCGTAGCTAAGCAACCAATGGCTAAACCGGACCGGTTGCGCCCGTTGCATGTGCGTGTAGCCCGGCATCAGCACATCGATGTTCCGGTCGGCCACCTCATTGATCGAGCGTACCAGCTCCAGCAGGAGTCGCTGCACGTCCGCAATGGCGTTCCGCATCCAAAGCTTCATGTCCACCACGACCTGCTCGTTGCGGCTGCGGCCCGTATGCAGCTTGCCCGCGATCTGTGGTCCAATGATTTCAAACAGCCGCCGCTCGTTCACCGTGTGCACGTCTTCGTCCCGGGGCAGCAGCTTGATCGACCCTTTGCTCCACTCGTCCCGTATCGCGTCCAGCCCGTACACGATCACCTTAAACTCGCTCTGCGTCAGCAGTCCGGCATCGGCCAGACTCTTCG
It contains:
- the LOC118513710 gene encoding argininosuccinate lyase-like → MSNRNNRIVSGTEQNNAPFKLWGGRYSKATDHVLSKVNNSLTVDKRLYSEDIDGSIAYAKSLADAGLLTQSEFKVIVYGLDAIRDEWSKGSIKLLPRDEDVHTVNERRLFEIIGPQIAGKLHTGRSRNEQVVVDMKLWMRNAIADVQRLLLELVRSINEVADRNIDVLMPGYTHMQRAQPVRFSHWLLSYAFYFKEDFDRFDEFGRRMNVLPLGSGALAGNPFNINRHKLAADLGFDGVSPNSMHVVSDRDFVVEFNFLCTLVAVHMSRLAEDLILYSTKEYNFIELSEEYTTGSSLMPQKRNPDSLELIRGITGPVFGQHCAILMTLKGLPSTYNKDLQCDKSGMFGVYDQMQMCLVLIGGIIQTMRVDEDRCLSALGYEMLATDMAYYLVRRGIPFREAHHISGEVVAHSEKVKIPINKLTLEDLQEISPHFDETISRIWNYENSVEQYTVVGGTSRLSVQEQIRVLRAFVDGHVP